CTCTACCATGATATTAGGGGTTATTAGTCAAGCTTATGGTCGACTGATTATCTTCAAAAATCACTGTAGCGCTATCACAAGGTCTTTCAATATTgcacaataaatttataatccaAATGCATTCTTGTGATGCAGCAGAAAGAACCATATATTTGGCTTTTACAGTCGATAACGCAACCGACTTTTGTTTTTGACTATTCCAAGATATAGGACTTTCATTGTATAGGAAAATATAACTACTTGTTGACTTCCTATCATCATGATCTCCAGCCCAATCAGAATCTGAAAATCCTATGAGCTCTCCTTTATCACTTTTACGATAATAAAGACCAAGATTCCTTGTGTTCTTCAAGTAACGAAGGATTCTTTTCAGAGCAACCCAATGTTCGGATCCAGAAGCGTCACCATAACGGACAAGAGCTCCAACTTCAAATGCTAAATCTGATCTTGTTCAAGTAGATTAGTAGATAAGagcatcaacaatttatttatattcaccAGATTTTTTCAGGTCAAATTTGTTTCTAAAGCTACAGGGGTGTCTACTGTTTTTCTACCCTCAAATCCAGTTCTTTCTAATATGCTAAGACAAAATGTTGACTGGCCAATCCatatatatccatttttcaTATCTTGTAATATGttta
The sequence above is drawn from the Lepeophtheirus salmonis chromosome 5, UVic_Lsal_1.4, whole genome shotgun sequence genome and encodes:
- the LOC139905542 gene encoding uncharacterized protein; this translates as MKHFSPIIRFETVQLLLPITAGEGIQLHQLDVKTAVLNGEINKDVSDLAFEVGALVRYGDASGSEHWVALKRILRYLKNTRNLGLYYRKSDKGELIGFSDSDWAGDHDDRKSTSSYIFLYNESPISWNSQKQKSVALSTVKAKYMVLSAASQECIWIINLLCNIERPCDSATVIFEDNQSTISLTNNP